A window of the Gossypium hirsutum isolate 1008001.06 chromosome A05, Gossypium_hirsutum_v2.1, whole genome shotgun sequence genome harbors these coding sequences:
- the LOC107958337 gene encoding 4-coumarate--CoA ligase 2 gives MVAQAELQQEEIIYRSKLPDIYIPNHLPLHSYCFQNIANVASRPCLINGTTGKVYTYAEVELTARRIASGLNKLGIQQRQVIMLLLPNTPEFVLSFLGASFRGAIATAANPFFTRAEVSKHAKGSNARLIITQASYVDKVKKFAQDNDVMVMCIDSAPEGCLHFSELTQADDNDLPEVDIAPEDVIGLPYSSGTTGLPKGVMLTHKGLVTSVAQQVDGENPNLYFYSEDVILCLLPMFHIYALNSIMLCGLRVGAAILIMQKFEIGLALELIQKYKVTIAPIVPPIMFTIAKSSETDKYDLSSVRMVKSGGAPLGKELEDAVRAKFPGAKLGQGYGMTEAGPVLAMCLGFAKEPFEIKSGACGTVVRNAEMKIVDPDTGSSLPRNQAGEIIIRGDQIMKGYLNDPEATARTIEKDGWLHTGDIGYIDDDDELFIVDRLKELIKYKGFQVAPAELEAMLIAHPDIIDAAVVGMKDEAVGEVPVAFVVKSGKSEISEDEIKQYISKQVVYYKRISRVFFIEAIPKAPSGKILRKELRAKLATKKH, from the exons ATGGTAGCCCAAGCTGAATTGCAACAAGAAGAAATCATTTATCGTTCAAAGCTTcctgatatttatatccccaacCACCTCCCTTTACATTCGTATTGTTTCCAGAACATAGCGAACGTCGCCTCCAGGCCCTGTTTGATTAATGGGACCACAGGTAAAGTTTATACTTACGCTGAAGTTGAGCTCACCGCTCGAAGAATTGCCTCTGGGCTCAACAAGCTCGGCATCCAACAACGCCAAGTGATCATGCTCTTGTTACCCAACACCCCGGAGTTCGTCTTGTCGTTCCTCGGCGCTTCCTTCCGTGGCGCCATTGCCACGGCTGCCAATCCTTTTTTCACTCGGGCGGAAGTTTCAAAGCATGCGAAAGGCTCCAACGCGAGGCTTATTATCACGCAAGCCAGTTACGTTGACAAAGTAAAAAAATTCGCCCAAGACAACGATGTCATGGTCATGTGCATTGACTCAGCCCCAGAGGGCTGTTTACATTTCTCCGAGTTGACTCAAGCCGACGACAACGATCTCCCCGAAGTCGATATAGCCCCTGAGGATGTCATAGGACTGCCCTATTCGTCGGGAACGACGGGGCTTCCCAAAGGGGTGATGTTAACGCACAAAGGTTTGGTCACCAGCGTGGCGCAACAGGTCGACGGAGAAAACCCGAACTTGTATTTCTACAGCGAAGATGTGATCTTATGTCTTCTTCCCATGTTCCATATTTACGCCCTGAATTCAATCATGCTTTGCGGGCTACGTGTTGGGGCTGCAATTTTGATCATGCAGAAGTTCGAGATTGGGTTGGCGTTGGAGCTGATACAGAAATACAAAGTGACGATTGCTCCGATTGTGCCGCCTATAATGTTCACCATTGCTAAGTCATCGGAAACTGATAAATACGACTTGTCTTCCGTAAGGATGGTGAAGTCCGGGGGTGCACCCTTGGGTAAAGAGCTTGAGGACGCTGTAAGAGCCAAGTTCCCTGGTGCCAAACTCGGGCAG GGGTACGGTATGACCGAGGCAGGACCAGTTCTAGCAATGTGCTTAGGATTTGCCAAGGAACCATTCGAAATAAAATCCGGGGCTTGTGGGACTGTAGTAAGGAACGCAGAGATGAAAATTGTTGATCCCGACACTGGTTCTTCCCTGCCAAGAAATCAAGCCGGAGAGATCATTATTAGAGGAGATCAGATCATGAAAG GGTACCTTAACGACCCTGAGGCCACAGCTAGGACCATTGAAAAAGATGGCTGGTTACACACGGGGGACATCGGTTACATTGATGATGACGATGAGCTCTTCATTGTCGACCGATTGAAGGAATTGATCAAATACAAAGGCTTTCAGGTTGCCCCTGCTGAGCTTGAAGCCATGCTCATTGCACATCCTGATATCATCGATGCTGCTGTGGTCGG AATGAAAGACGAGGCGGTTGGCGAAGTTCCTGTTGCGTTTGTGGTGAAATCAGGCAAATCAGAAATCAGTGAGGATGAAATCAAACAGTATATTTCGAAACag GTGGTGTACTACAAGAGAATAAGCCGTGTGTTCTTCATTGAAGCCATTCCAAAGGCACCGTCGGGAAAAATTCTGAGAAAGGAATTGAGAGCTAAATTGGCCACTAAAAAACATTGA